In a single window of the Olivibacter sp. SDN3 genome:
- a CDS encoding RagB/SusD family nutrient uptake outer membrane protein: MKRNLKYILLSTLLFGAFSCTKLDEEPVSILVPDQYFNSEADAEASVMGIYSLLANADYYGRRLTMVLQLLGDDCDIADIGTQSSRIQLNGFTHDASNQDVLAVWRTAYLGIGAANAAISGIPNVDMNEERKAALIAEARVLRALNYYHLVQLFGDVPYIGEFVTDPTTITDVNRTPAAEVYQHIIDDCEFGISNLPNTFANGLKSRPTKGVAHTLLASVYMVMQEWSQAVVHAEEVINQAATYQYSLVQDFQNLWNADLGHQSEHVWVADFTGGITGENESNQDYTAPMTGVRDADMLGWSVIVPSPGMYNSFAGEDYRKQVSYLTETPVRGVMTPYQQWRWPRIHTAKWCLYPGANANAEGADSDIKHVIFRYAEVLLMAAEAINEQNGGPNAQAYQYINAVRARARNTPDGPRTYPEDLANGLSQEQFRDAVWEERRIELAFEWKRWYDLKRWGVVVEAFTSNDAYESRPNVREFHALLPIPQEEIGRNPNLLPQNPGY, from the coding sequence ATGAAAAGAAATCTTAAATATATATTGTTAAGCACCTTGCTGTTCGGGGCATTTTCTTGTACGAAACTGGATGAAGAACCTGTTAGTATATTGGTTCCCGATCAATATTTTAACTCAGAGGCTGACGCCGAAGCGAGTGTGATGGGTATATACAGCTTGCTGGCTAACGCAGATTATTATGGTAGGCGATTGACAATGGTATTGCAATTGCTGGGAGACGATTGCGACATTGCCGATATCGGTACACAGTCCAGCCGTATTCAACTTAACGGATTTACACATGATGCCAGTAATCAGGATGTCTTAGCCGTTTGGCGTACAGCTTATTTGGGTATCGGTGCGGCCAATGCGGCAATCAGCGGTATACCGAATGTGGATATGAATGAAGAACGTAAAGCTGCTTTAATTGCGGAAGCCCGCGTTTTACGGGCATTGAACTATTACCATTTGGTTCAACTTTTTGGGGATGTTCCCTACATTGGCGAATTTGTAACGGATCCTACAACGATTACTGACGTTAACCGAACGCCGGCTGCGGAAGTTTACCAGCATATTATTGACGATTGTGAATTTGGGATTTCCAATTTACCGAATACTTTTGCCAATGGTTTAAAATCAAGACCTACGAAAGGTGTAGCTCATACCTTACTGGCTTCTGTGTACATGGTTATGCAAGAGTGGAGTCAGGCAGTTGTACATGCCGAAGAAGTCATTAATCAGGCCGCTACCTATCAATACAGTTTGGTTCAAGATTTTCAGAATCTCTGGAATGCAGACTTGGGGCATCAGTCGGAGCATGTTTGGGTGGCCGATTTTACCGGAGGTATTACGGGTGAAAATGAATCGAACCAGGATTACACGGCACCCATGACAGGTGTACGGGACGCTGATATGTTGGGATGGAGTGTTATTGTACCGTCTCCCGGAATGTATAACAGTTTTGCTGGTGAAGATTACCGCAAACAGGTAAGCTATTTGACCGAAACGCCAGTTCGTGGTGTAATGACACCTTATCAGCAATGGCGTTGGCCGCGTATCCATACGGCTAAATGGTGTTTATATCCAGGCGCTAATGCAAATGCGGAAGGTGCAGATTCTGATATAAAGCATGTCATATTTCGTTATGCTGAAGTATTGCTGATGGCTGCCGAAGCTATCAACGAACAAAATGGAGGCCCGAATGCACAGGCTTATCAGTATATTAACGCGGTACGGGCCAGAGCTCGGAATACACCGGATGGGCCTAGGACATATCCGGAAGATTTGGCGAACGGTTTAAGTCAGGAGCAGTTTAGAGATGCTGTATGGGAAGAAAGGCGGATAGAACTGGCTTTTGAATGGAAAAGGTGGTATGACCTGAAACGTTGGGGAGTCGTGGTTGAAGCTTTTACAAGCAATGATGCATATGAAAGTCGTCCGAATGTGCGGGAATTTCATGCATTATTGCCTATTCCGCAAGAAGAAATTGGAAGAAATCCTAATCTGTTACCGCAGAATCCGGGTTATTAG
- a CDS encoding TonB-dependent receptor, with product MYKIKSAIWHDWKIYAFIKPIFIMKLSFILLLFGMLKVQGTVLAQRLTLSKKNVPLEIVLAEIRKQSGYNILYTGSVIKNTQLVSVDLNEASIDEAMKQCLAEQSLSYRIVEKNIVISRKEHTAFKVQDITVQGKVIDENGLALSGVSISVKGMANRGTLSNEQGNFSLNVPADAVIIISSLGFQRQEIPLNGQTTISITLIEEDSALDEVVVVGYGTQRKSDLTGAVSSVSSSEISAFPLAGTAQALQGRAPGVAVSSINGEPGRAPRVRIRGGTSINASSDPLYVVDGFPGSTPPPPEDVESVEVLKDASATAIYGSRGANGVIMITTKKGKVGKPAIDLNNSFAIQEIGKRLELLNGAEFADYINDIYINSGNNEVPYPNPASYGEGTDWQDLIFRTGNLANNQLTVSGGSENVRYYTAINHYGQKGTVLNSDFRRLSGTSNLDMAISDRVKVGTRLFFNRNTLNGVRTQETSSGTSGAGVISGALRFEPVQGVYTEEGSYTLKQVGDPHDNPVAVARERENEVVTDLFQGNAFGEVELLTDLKFRTTLGVQISNQRTGNYISTALVEGRNFGGVGSVAAHKNTNIINENFLTYDRSFNEDHHLNAMAGYSYQSSRNETWQANNRNFISDNFSFWNLGAGSNYQNAASELIDWIMSSFYGRLNYSYKGRYLLTVTSRYDGSSRFGTNNKWAFFPSGALAWNVSQEPFMQQVEGISNLKIRASFGETGNSEIGSYQSLARFSPTLTTVGGMPVNAVRPTNVANPNLTWETTKQTDVGLDVGFLNGRVNLAIDYYYKKTTDLLYEVPLPLYSGFTTSLQNIGSVENKGWEFALQTVNLDGEFKWNSDFNITFNRNRILELPGGDIRYNTIPGHMLSTESQILREGEVVGAFFGWIFDGVYQEGDDFSVQPGKQPGDVKYRDIYGRNADNNLVEGADGVVNADDRTIIGNPHPDFIFGFNNDFKYKNFDLNIFFQGSYGNDMLNITRMELDWMAGKGNATKDALNRWTPSNTNTNVPRASAANNPEVSSRWVEDGSYLRLKNIALGYNLPQFMLGKLQVARLRIFASAQNLLTFTNYKGFDPEVSFQDSNRNVGLDYMGYPNIKSYTVGINVGF from the coding sequence ATGTATAAAATAAAATCTGCTATTTGGCATGATTGGAAGATCTATGCCTTTATTAAACCTATATTTATAATGAAATTGTCATTCATCTTGCTCTTATTTGGCATGTTGAAAGTACAAGGAACTGTTCTCGCGCAGCGGTTAACACTTAGTAAAAAGAATGTGCCTCTGGAAATCGTTCTAGCGGAAATAAGAAAACAGAGCGGTTACAATATACTTTATACAGGAAGTGTTATTAAAAACACCCAACTGGTGAGTGTTGACTTAAATGAGGCGTCAATCGACGAAGCTATGAAGCAATGTTTAGCAGAACAGTCTCTAAGTTATCGAATAGTTGAAAAGAATATTGTTATTTCCAGAAAGGAGCATACCGCATTTAAAGTGCAGGATATCACTGTCCAAGGTAAGGTGATTGACGAAAATGGACTGGCGCTTTCTGGTGTATCTATTAGCGTGAAAGGGATGGCCAATAGGGGGACATTGTCTAATGAGCAAGGAAACTTTTCCTTAAACGTCCCCGCCGATGCGGTCATCATTATAAGCTCTTTAGGTTTTCAACGTCAAGAAATACCCTTGAATGGACAAACCACGATAAGCATTACCTTAATAGAAGAAGATTCAGCTCTTGACGAAGTGGTCGTGGTGGGATACGGTACACAGCGGAAAAGTGATTTGACGGGTGCTGTTTCATCCGTATCTTCTTCTGAAATCAGTGCCTTTCCATTAGCTGGAACAGCACAAGCCTTACAAGGGCGCGCTCCGGGTGTTGCGGTATCCAGCATCAACGGAGAGCCGGGAAGGGCCCCCAGGGTGCGAATCAGGGGAGGTACCTCTATTAACGCCAGCAGCGATCCCTTGTATGTAGTTGACGGTTTTCCGGGGAGTACACCGCCACCGCCTGAGGATGTAGAATCGGTGGAGGTCCTAAAAGATGCCTCGGCAACGGCGATATATGGGTCTAGAGGAGCGAATGGTGTGATTATGATCACCACAAAAAAAGGGAAAGTAGGTAAGCCTGCTATTGACCTGAACAATTCCTTTGCGATCCAGGAAATAGGAAAGCGCTTGGAACTTTTAAACGGAGCTGAGTTTGCGGACTATATCAATGATATCTATATAAACAGTGGTAATAATGAGGTGCCTTATCCTAATCCGGCGTCTTATGGAGAAGGCACCGATTGGCAAGATCTTATCTTTCGCACCGGAAATCTAGCAAATAACCAATTGACAGTATCCGGAGGGAGTGAAAATGTACGGTATTATACCGCCATCAATCATTATGGACAGAAGGGGACCGTTCTTAACTCAGATTTCAGGCGTTTATCAGGCACCTCTAATCTCGATATGGCCATATCGGACAGGGTGAAGGTAGGCACGCGTCTTTTTTTTAACCGAAACACATTGAATGGCGTGCGGACCCAAGAAACCAGCAGTGGAACCAGTGGTGCGGGAGTAATCTCAGGTGCCCTGCGTTTTGAGCCAGTGCAGGGCGTGTATACTGAAGAGGGAAGTTACACCCTGAAACAAGTAGGCGACCCTCATGATAATCCTGTTGCCGTAGCCCGTGAGCGTGAAAATGAAGTTGTAACCGACCTTTTTCAGGGGAATGCCTTTGGGGAAGTGGAATTATTGACCGATCTGAAGTTCAGAACTACTTTAGGGGTACAGATTAGTAATCAACGTACAGGGAATTACATCTCCACCGCTTTGGTTGAAGGAAGAAATTTTGGCGGCGTGGGATCGGTGGCGGCACATAAGAATACCAATATTATTAATGAGAATTTCTTAACCTACGACCGCTCGTTCAATGAAGACCATCACCTAAATGCCATGGCCGGATACTCTTATCAGAGTTCACGAAATGAAACCTGGCAGGCAAATAATCGAAATTTTATTTCCGATAATTTTTCTTTTTGGAATCTGGGTGCGGGTTCAAACTATCAAAATGCAGCTTCAGAATTAATTGACTGGATCATGTCTTCTTTTTATGGTCGATTAAATTACAGTTACAAAGGAAGATATCTATTGACGGTAACCAGTCGTTATGATGGGTCATCCCGTTTTGGAACTAATAATAAATGGGCCTTCTTTCCTTCCGGTGCATTGGCTTGGAACGTCAGCCAGGAACCCTTTATGCAGCAGGTGGAGGGTATTAGCAACTTGAAGATAAGGGCTAGTTTCGGTGAGACCGGGAATTCTGAAATCGGTTCTTATCAATCACTTGCACGTTTTTCTCCTACATTGACAACGGTGGGAGGTATGCCCGTGAATGCCGTTCGTCCAACAAACGTAGCCAATCCAAATTTAACGTGGGAGACAACCAAGCAGACCGATGTGGGATTGGATGTAGGCTTTTTGAATGGGCGGGTTAATTTGGCGATCGATTATTATTACAAGAAAACTACAGATTTGCTTTACGAAGTTCCCTTACCGTTATATTCAGGCTTCACTACTTCCTTACAAAATATCGGAAGTGTAGAAAATAAAGGCTGGGAATTTGCCCTTCAAACCGTTAATTTGGACGGTGAGTTTAAATGGAACAGTGATTTCAATATTACGTTTAATCGCAATAGGATTCTGGAATTACCAGGAGGAGATATTCGGTACAATACCATACCTGGCCATATGTTATCTACGGAATCACAGATTTTACGGGAAGGCGAAGTTGTTGGCGCTTTTTTCGGATGGATCTTTGACGGCGTTTATCAGGAAGGAGATGATTTTAGCGTTCAACCCGGAAAACAACCAGGAGACGTGAAGTATCGTGATATTTACGGCAGAAACGCCGATAATAATTTAGTTGAAGGGGCTGACGGGGTGGTCAACGCCGATGACCGTACCATTATCGGAAACCCGCATCCGGATTTTATTTTTGGCTTTAACAATGATTTTAAATACAAAAATTTTGATTTAAATATCTTTTTCCAGGGTTCTTATGGTAATGATATGTTGAATATTACACGCATGGAGTTGGATTGGATGGCGGGAAAGGGGAATGCTACGAAAGATGCCTTGAACCGGTGGACACCAAGTAATACCAACACGAACGTGCCTCGCGCTAGCGCTGCCAACAATCCAGAGGTTTCGTCTCGCTGGGTAGAAGACGGTTCCTACCTTCGTTTAAAGAATATTGCGTTGGGATATAATCTGCCTCAATTTATGTTGGGAAAATTGCAAGTGGCTCGTTTACGCATTTTTGCGAGTGCCCAAAACTTGCTCACGTTTACGAATTATAAGGGCTTTGATCCAGAGGTTAGTTTTCAGGACTCGAACCGCAATGTAGGGTTGGACTATATGGGGTATCCAAATATCAAGTCCTACACGGTTGGCATTAATGTCGGATTTTAG
- a CDS encoding FecR family protein, with protein sequence MKKNRLILLFNKAFDDTLSEAERKELFLYLNDVNRKEEVFQLFDKARDTFKNDKHLFTALETQVLKQRLLDSIPIEKAVKERSLTKWFIAASVMLLLMGGVYFHRNNHSSIVEDNVLLTRDVIKPGTSRASLSIGDGKTIFLDSIDGYLEIGDGVTIHKTAEGQLIYHTDANGTISIGEQVKENVLSTPRGGQYQMILPDGTKVWLSAASSLSYPTQFTGLTRSISLIGEAYFEVTKQEDKPFVVKLSNASIQVLGTSFLVNAYEDLQEMKTTLVEGKVHLSANGSTSSDGIFLSPGQQAILHKKTRHIEIHNVDTDDILAWKKGHFVFQNDHIEEVMRAIALWYDVDVVYQGDMTGETFIGTISRFERIEELLKTIELTGGVHFKIEGRKILVTK encoded by the coding sequence ATGAAAAAAAATAGACTTATATTATTATTTAATAAAGCGTTTGATGATACACTTTCCGAAGCAGAACGGAAGGAGCTTTTTCTGTATTTAAATGATGTTAATAGAAAAGAAGAAGTTTTTCAGCTTTTTGACAAGGCAAGAGATACATTTAAAAATGACAAGCACCTTTTTACGGCTCTTGAGACGCAGGTTTTAAAGCAGCGTCTATTAGATAGTATACCTATAGAAAAAGCAGTAAAAGAAAGATCTTTGACAAAATGGTTCATCGCTGCATCGGTGATGCTTTTGTTAATGGGAGGTGTTTATTTTCATCGGAATAACCATTCATCCATTGTTGAAGATAATGTTCTTTTAACGCGAGATGTGATAAAACCGGGAACTAGTAGGGCAAGCTTGTCAATAGGAGATGGAAAGACGATTTTTTTGGACAGCATAGACGGCTATCTGGAAATAGGTGATGGCGTAACAATTCATAAAACAGCGGAAGGCCAGTTAATATACCATACAGATGCCAATGGTACCATATCAATAGGTGAGCAGGTAAAAGAGAATGTACTGTCTACACCGCGAGGCGGGCAGTATCAGATGATTTTGCCTGATGGAACAAAAGTATGGTTGAGCGCGGCTTCTTCGTTAAGTTATCCAACCCAATTCACTGGGCTAACAAGAAGTATTTCGTTGATTGGTGAAGCTTATTTTGAAGTAACAAAGCAGGAAGATAAGCCTTTTGTGGTGAAATTAAGTAACGCAAGCATTCAGGTTTTAGGAACTAGTTTTCTTGTCAATGCCTACGAAGATCTTCAAGAAATGAAAACTACTTTAGTTGAAGGCAAAGTGCATTTAAGTGCCAATGGAAGCACATCGTCAGACGGGATATTCTTAAGTCCCGGACAACAGGCCATTCTGCACAAAAAGACACGTCATATCGAAATACATAATGTCGATACAGATGATATCCTTGCCTGGAAAAAAGGGCATTTTGTTTTTCAAAACGACCATATTGAAGAGGTAATGCGGGCAATTGCGCTTTGGTACGATGTCGATGTGGTGTATCAGGGCGATATGACTGGTGAAACGTTCATAGGCACGATTTCTAGGTTTGAACGTATAGAAGAATTATTAAAGACTATTGAATTAACAGGGGGTGTACATTTTAAAATAGAAGGGAGGAAAATTCTTGTAACTAAATAG
- a CDS encoding RNA polymerase sigma factor, with translation MLLSKLQNEYDLLQRIAIDDEAAFSELFLAYHQELGIFVNSLLNNKESTKEAVHDIFIKVWINRSDLHKIADFTAYLFIVARNHTLNKIRCMVNEEKKLGSYLQAVGFQKEISEEETGYLEAHYELVEKAVHELPPQQQKVFTLRQQGLKNPEIAERLNISSASVAKYQQLALRFISEYVKTYGIIYTLLYLQA, from the coding sequence ATGTTATTGTCCAAGTTACAAAATGAGTATGATTTGCTGCAAAGGATTGCAATAGATGACGAAGCAGCTTTTAGTGAATTATTTCTTGCCTATCATCAGGAATTGGGCATTTTTGTAAATAGTTTATTAAATAATAAAGAGAGTACTAAGGAGGCAGTTCATGATATTTTTATAAAAGTATGGATTAACAGGAGTGATCTTCACAAAATAGCCGATTTTACTGCTTATCTTTTTATTGTTGCCAGAAACCATACACTTAACAAGATTCGGTGTATGGTAAACGAAGAAAAGAAGTTGGGGTCTTACCTTCAGGCTGTCGGTTTCCAAAAGGAAATTTCAGAAGAAGAAACAGGCTATTTAGAAGCACATTATGAATTAGTGGAAAAAGCGGTACATGAACTTCCTCCGCAGCAACAGAAAGTTTTTACGTTAAGACAGCAAGGTTTAAAAAATCCGGAAATTGCAGAACGCTTAAATATTTCAAGCGCGTCTGTTGCGAAATATCAGCAATTGGCGCTTCGATTTATTAGTGAATATGTGAAAACATACGGTATAATCTATACCCTGCTATATCTGCAAGCTTAA
- a CDS encoding aldo/keto reductase, translating to MHLPPLVYGTSSLGNLYEYIDEKTKHEIIAACIKQRDWQPVFDSAGKYGAGLALEVLGRSLKKLKIKQEDVVISNKLGWYRIPLQSKEPSFEKGVWKNIQHDAIQKISYDGILECFEQGNDLLQGYKPGMVSVHDPDEFLARASCVKEEELRLKKILQAYQALESLKMRGEVTSIGIGAKNWRIIQKISSLIKLDWVMIANSLTIHRHPKALLTFVKELRKNGAKIINSAVFNGGFLTGGNYYNYLYVDGQSDSGRVLHTWRKLFFEQCHTFNINPAAACIYYGLHLPGISSIALNTSKSANVTHNINAVQTIIAPAFWEALLKKGLITSMPCLPQ from the coding sequence ATGCACCTACCTCCTTTAGTATATGGCACCAGCAGTTTAGGGAATCTATATGAATACATAGACGAAAAGACCAAACATGAAATTATCGCCGCTTGCATAAAGCAGCGTGACTGGCAACCCGTATTCGATTCAGCGGGCAAGTATGGCGCAGGACTCGCCTTAGAAGTCCTTGGCCGATCACTAAAAAAATTGAAAATAAAACAAGAAGACGTCGTCATTAGCAATAAACTAGGGTGGTATAGAATACCTTTGCAGTCGAAAGAACCGAGCTTTGAAAAAGGTGTCTGGAAAAACATTCAACATGATGCCATACAAAAAATAAGTTATGATGGTATATTGGAATGTTTCGAACAGGGCAACGATTTGCTACAGGGATATAAACCCGGAATGGTTTCCGTCCATGATCCAGACGAGTTTTTAGCAAGGGCATCCTGCGTGAAAGAAGAAGAATTGCGATTAAAAAAAATATTGCAAGCCTATCAGGCCTTGGAATCATTAAAAATGCGGGGTGAGGTAACATCGATAGGTATAGGGGCAAAAAACTGGCGAATCATCCAAAAAATCAGTTCTCTTATAAAACTCGATTGGGTTATGATCGCCAATAGTTTAACCATACATCGGCATCCAAAAGCGCTACTAACGTTTGTCAAAGAGTTAAGAAAAAACGGAGCAAAAATCATCAATTCAGCCGTTTTCAATGGTGGCTTTTTAACGGGCGGAAACTATTATAATTATTTATACGTCGATGGTCAAAGCGATAGTGGCCGCGTATTGCATACCTGGAGAAAACTTTTTTTTGAGCAATGTCATACGTTTAATATCAATCCCGCCGCGGCTTGTATTTACTACGGTTTACATTTACCAGGCATAAGTAGTATTGCCCTTAACACCTCAAAATCGGCAAATGTGACACATAATATCAACGCTGTACAAACAATAATAGCGCCCGCCTTTTGGGAAGCGCTATTAAAAAAAGGATTGATAACGTCTATGCCTTGTCTCCCTCAATGA
- a CDS encoding DUF4198 domain-containing protein, giving the protein MKTIKITILALLCLTIYTQVHAHALWIETAAYGKKGTTQEVKIFYGEFATDERDVPDKWYSDVNAFTLWLVSPTGEKTKLSTAEGESFYTANFTPEDDGVYTLLVSHEAAELGGTTKYHFISSAYVSVGKATKINTEQNVNPLKIYGDDNKIYGKNKSVKLFAQLNGKPLANKAVSVASPEGWVKEVTTEADGSFEFAPLWPGRYVVEAQNYEKASGTHNGKAYDASWIGSTFSFEVK; this is encoded by the coding sequence ATGAAAACAATTAAAATCACTATTCTAGCATTGCTATGTTTAACAATTTATACACAAGTGCATGCGCATGCATTATGGATTGAAACCGCTGCTTACGGAAAAAAAGGCACAACACAGGAAGTAAAAATTTTTTATGGAGAATTCGCAACAGACGAGCGTGATGTGCCAGATAAATGGTATTCGGATGTAAATGCCTTCACTCTATGGTTGGTTAGTCCTACGGGAGAGAAAACGAAATTAAGTACGGCGGAAGGAGAGTCATTTTATACCGCTAATTTCACTCCTGAGGACGACGGCGTTTATACTTTGTTGGTCAGTCACGAAGCTGCCGAATTAGGTGGCACCACCAAGTATCATTTTATTTCTTCGGCTTATGTATCCGTTGGCAAAGCAACGAAAATTAACACTGAACAGAATGTCAATCCATTGAAAATTTATGGTGACGACAATAAGATTTATGGAAAAAATAAGTCAGTCAAATTATTTGCGCAATTAAATGGTAAGCCCTTAGCAAATAAAGCGGTGAGTGTTGCTTCACCCGAGGGTTGGGTAAAAGAAGTTACGACCGAAGCGGATGGATCATTTGAATTTGCGCCTTTGTGGCCTGGCCGTTATGTTGTGGAAGCGCAGAATTATGAGAAAGCAAGCGGTACGCATAATGGAAAAGCTTACGACGCCTCTTGGATAGGTTCAACCTTTTCCTTCGAGGTAAAATAG
- a CDS encoding thioredoxin family protein, with amino-acid sequence MFLRFLYLLICFIVMQTAAIAAPADTVDITRLPTLQAKEKRPVILLIGTNWCAYCHAMKQNLAKEPLASLVATSYYYVVLDAEEKRTIRFASRYFSYRPNGVDTGLHELAEWFGKSEEGELSYPTLCILDSNGNVQFKYAGFLRKNELDRLLREALLPN; translated from the coding sequence ATGTTTTTACGTTTTCTTTATTTGCTGATTTGTTTTATCGTAATGCAGACTGCTGCTATTGCAGCACCAGCAGATACGGTGGATATTACACGTTTACCCACCTTACAGGCTAAAGAAAAGCGGCCCGTGATTTTACTGATAGGTACTAACTGGTGTGCCTATTGTCATGCCATGAAGCAGAACTTAGCAAAGGAACCACTCGCTTCCTTAGTTGCGACTAGCTATTATTATGTGGTTTTGGATGCCGAAGAAAAAAGAACTATCCGCTTTGCTAGTCGTTACTTCAGTTACCGACCGAACGGAGTCGATACGGGTTTACACGAGTTAGCCGAATGGTTCGGAAAAAGTGAAGAGGGTGAACTTTCCTATCCAACATTGTGTATATTGGATAGCAACGGAAATGTGCAATTTAAATATGCCGGATTTCTTCGGAAAAATGAACTTGATCGTTTACTTAGGGAAGCTCTTCTACCCAATTGA